From Pseudomonas sp. AN-1:
CCAAATGCCCCGCAAGGCGAATAAATTCGCCCCTACAGGCGGGAGCTGCCTTGGCGTCAGCCTCTCAGGTGGCGCAGTTCCGGCTTCACGCCGATGTAGTCCATGTCGATCTCGTGCTCGTAGCGGCGGGTCGACTCCTCGGACGCCTCGTTGATCGGCTGGAAGAACTGGTCGTACCACTTGCGCGCGTGGTAGATCGGCCCGTCGCTCTCGCACAGCATCGGGTTGCCGATGCGCACCTTGTTGTCCCAGATGGCCACGTCGGTGCCGAGGGCGATCTGCTGCAGCTCGGTCCACTCGGCGACCAGCTGCTGGTTCTCCGCCTTGCTCAGGCCCGGGATGAACTTGGTGGCCACGCCGAAGTGCAGGGTGAAGCTGTTGTGGTCGATGGCCGTGTTGCCGACGATGTAGATGGTCTCCATGTAGTGGCCCTTGTACGGTCCCTTCAGCGACACCAGCAGCACGCCCGGCCCGTAGTAGGTGGCGTAGGTGATCACCGCCTCGCCCGCGCTCATGATCCGCGAGCCGGAAATCTGCACCTGGGTGGCCTTGTGGTCCTCGAACAGGTTGGCGAAGAACAGCGACGGCGACTGGTGCGTCTCGTCGAAGTGCCCCA
This genomic window contains:
- a CDS encoding Rieske 2Fe-2S domain-containing protein produces the protein MSMNRAKIIADPIPERYARGWHCLGSAQKYKDGKPHTVNAFGYRLVVFQTSDGALQVLDAWCPHMGGDLSHGRLEGDKVVCPFHGWQFDREGKAVSIPYCKRVPPKARVGRWATAELNEALFIWHDPDGNPPIEGQEIPRLEELYSPEYSEMRWAEWVINANSRELVDNIVDMGHFDETHQSPSLFFANLFEDHKATQVQISGSRIMSAGEAVITYATYYGPGVLLVSLKGPYKGHYMETIYIVGNTAIDHNSFTLHFGVATKFIPGLSKAENQQLVAEWTELQQIALGTDVAIWDNKVRIGNPMLCESDGPIYHARKWYDQFFQPINEASEESTRRYEHEIDMDYIGVKPELRHLRG